TGGATGGTTACACTCTTAGTATTCCCAAACCTTGAGATTTAATATCAGTTTTTAAGGAACGGGTTTCTGGTTGGTCGAATGCGTGTGGCGATCACTCAGCGTTAGAATAACTTGCGGGTTTAACCAGAGGGTAAGGCGATCGCCGTTCCAAATCTAGTTAAACAGCCGCGATCGCCACTTCAACCTTATTTTCTGGGAGCCGATCTAACTTAACCTGGACACCAGGACCAAAAAACTTTTCTAGCTTGTCGTGTTTTTGCTCCCAAACTTCAAAAGGGATGAAAGGAGAATCGAATTCTAGTACCAAAGTATATGCGCCATCGGTTTTAGTTTCCCGAATTCCAGTTAGTTTGGCTGCTTCCTGCTTATTTGGGGCTAAACCCAAACTTTTTAAAGAAGTATCTAAATGTGCGTCTTGTCCGTAACGATAACGAGTCACATCGCCGATAACTTGTTTTTGGGTAGTAGTCGCTTTTTGCTCTCTCAAAGCCAAAATTTCAGGGCTACTTTCTTGGGTAAACGGTATGGGTTTAAGTTCTGCACTTTTCAGCGCTAATCCGCCTAAAAGTAAGGGAATACCGTAGAAAAAGCCAGCTAAGTTGAGGGTAGCATTATCATTAGCGTAAGCAATGAAACCAACCAGAGTCAAGACGGAGCCAACTACTAATCCGACGTTTGCTAAAGAAATTCGACGCAACATTATATGATTTTGGTGAGTATGTATTGACAGAAGCTCAAAATCCGATCTGACCTTGAGTACCATTACTCTATTATCTGTGGCGATCGCCTTTTTCCCAAATCTAGTTGTCGTCTGAGGCAAGAGAATGTCAACCTATGTATAAGGGAAGCGTAAACTACATAGGTAAGCTCACGAATGAATTCAGATACTATCAAAGAACGGATTACAGCGATCGCCAGCAAGCGAGAGTTTTTACTACAATTACTGGAACAGCCGAATTTAGGCACTTTAAGGATTGATGTCGATCAAGCTTTGGAAGAATTGGACGATCTAGTAGAAGAGTTTAACAAAACTTTCCCTAAAGCTTAATTAGCGTACTCTATAAACGATTATAGCCAAAATCTGGCGATTATTGTTTAATATACGGCACATTTGATGAATTTGCGCTAAAGAGGGTGGGTTTTGTTGGATATCGACCTGTAAAATCAACATCGATCTGCTAAACCCACCCCTACTTCTGTATAAACCCGTAGGCTCAAGGAGCGCGCAAGCACTTATATCGCGTTTCTCCTGACTTCTGTACAGACGTAGCACTGAGCGAAGTCGAAGTGCTACGTCTCTACTTCTGACTTCTGACTTCTGACTTCATAATATGTCTATTCAAACACCAGATTGGGTAAAACACGCGGTTTTTTATCAAATATTTCCAGATCGCTTTGCTATGAGCCAGAAACAGCAGCAGCAAAGATCGGCTTTAACTCGTTTAGAACCTTGGGATGCGCCACCTACCTACTGGGGGTATAAAGGTGGAGATTTGTGGGGTGTCATCGAGAATTTGGATTATTTGCAAGATTTGGGAATAAATGCAGTTTACTTTACCCCAATTTTCCAATCAGCTAGCAACCACCGCTACCACACTCACGATTACTATCAAGTAGATCCGATTTTAGGTGGGAATGAAGCTTTTAAAGCTTTATTAGATGCCGTTCACGAACGGGGTATGAAATTGGTCTTAGATGGGGTATTTAACCATAGCAGTCGCGGTTTTTTCTTCTTTCATGATGTTTTAGAAAATGGTGCAAGTTCCCCTTGGGTAGATTGGTTCCACATCAAAGGTTGGCCCTTATCGCCCTATGATGATACATTGCCAGCTAATTACGGTGCTTGGGCTGGTTTGAGAGCCTTGCCCGAATTTAACCATCATAATCCCCACGTTCGGGAATATTTAATGCAAATCGCTGAATATTGGATTAAGCAGGGGATAGATGGATGGAGGTTAGACGTACCTGCGGAAATTAGAGTACCTGGATTTTGGCAAGAATTTCGCGATCGCGTTAAAGCCATAAATCCCAATGCCTATATTGTGGGAGAAATCTGGCTAGATGCCAGACAATGGCTCGATGGGACTCAATTTGACGGGGTGATGAATTATTTATTTGCAGCGCCAACTATTGCCTTTACCGCAGGCGATCGCGTAGATGTATCGTTAGTAGAAGGGCGATCTTACTATCCTTATCCTGCTATTTCTGCTTCAGAATATGCCCAAAAAATGCAACAAGTTTTGCAACTTTACCCTTGGGAAATTCAATTAACCCAACTCAATTTATTAGATAGTCATGATACATCCAGGTTAGTTAGTATCGCTCAAGGAGATTGGGATAGTCTCAAATTAGCGACTTTATTACTATTAACTTTTCCTGGTGCGCCTAGTATTTATTATGGGGATGAAGTCGGTTTAGCAGGTGGAATAGATCCAGATTGTCGGCGTGGTTTTCCACCTGAAGCCGATTGGAATTTAGAGATTTTAGAATGGCATCGAGAGTTAATTAAGCTGCGTCATAAATATACAGCTTTACGCATCGGAGATTATCGAGTTTTGTCTGCTAAAGGTGGGGTTTATGTATTTTCTCGAAACTGGGAAAATGAAACTTTAATAATTGCTATTAATGCTGGAACTGAACCAGAAAAAGCGAACTTTGAAGTTGAGGGTTTCGCAAGAAACAACTCAATTAATTTATTATTTGGTGAGGCAAAAGTAAAATTTGAAAATTCAGAAAATTCTCTTTCATTAGAAATAGATTTACTTCCTAGAAGCGGAGCGATACTATCCTTTTAGATCGCTAAACGATAAAAAGTTGGGTTGAGTCTCGTCAACCCAACAATGAATTAAAAATTCACTGCTAGCCAGCGATCGCTCCTACAGGATGGAAATAGAAAGCCAAGGCTAATATTAAATAAGTGGCTAATAATAAGATTCCTTCTAGCCAATTGGAACGTCCATCTAAACTAATTAAGTTAGCAATGCCGACAGCGATCGCTACAGCAATTACTTGGAAAACATCGAAGTCCAAATCCATTGGTTGACCGATCGCCTGTCCTACCAAAACTAATAATGGGGCGACAAATAAAGCAATTATTAAACTCGAACCCATTGCCACAGAAACAGACAATTCCATATCATTTTTCAATGCTACTGTAATAGCTGTCACATATTCTGCCGCACCGCCAATTAAAGGTAATAGAATCACCCCAGTGAAGTAAGGACTCAAACCCAATCCCGCAGTAGCTTCTTCTAAAGATCCCACCAATTGCTCGGAAATGACCGCTATACCGATGGTACTAGCCACAAGTACCCCCACCCATAATTTCATATTAGGCGGCTCTCCGTGGGCTTCTTTAATCTCTTCCTCTAGTTCTACAACACTGACATCATAGAGGTAGCCATGAGTTTTCAAAGAGAAGATGAGAGTGGCAATATACACCAATATGAGAACTATCGCGACGGAAATAGAAAGATTGCGATTGGCGCTAGGTTCGACCACTTTAGAAGTATAAATAACTGCTGTAGGTAATAAAAGAGCGATCGCAGCTAACGTCATAGATGATGCATTCACCCGCGCCACAACTGGTTGAAATTCTTGCTCTTTATACTTTAATCCCCCCAAAAACATCGACAATCCCATAACTAATAACAAGTTACTCAGAATTGTCCCCGTAATACTTGCTTTAACGATGTCTATCAATCCTTCTTTGAGGATGACTATGGCAATAATTAACTCAGTCGCATTGCCAAAGATAGCATTTAACAACCCCCCGATTGAAGGTCCCGTCACCACCGCGATTTCTTCAGTTGCAGTACTCAGCCAAATCGCCAGGGGTATAATCGCTATAGCCGAGGTCAAAAAGACTATCAGGGGGGTAAATCCCAGATAATGAGCGGCTAAACTAATGGGGAGAAAGACTAGCAAACCCAGAGAGAAGATTTTTTTAATTGTCATGATAGAAGAGCAGCCAATAATTTTTCATTTATTTAAGATAATCTTAAAATCATTATTAGACTACAAAAAAGAAAACAGAAGCAGCTTTAGAGGGGTTCAAAGAGATAATTAATGCCGAAAGACTAACCTTGGGCTGTTGGGTTTCGCTATCGCTCTACCCAACCTACGTTACTCCATATCCTTCACGGGTCACACTCTAACCATCCTACGACTCACCGAACTTAAAAGGTTTCAATACCTGTTGAAATTTGCTCCCACACGACACAAATTGCGGTGTGAGAGTCCTTGATTGAACCTTATTTAGTCTCAGGGTAAGTAATAGTTAAAATCTCAGTATTGCGAGGTTGGGTACGCCAGATTTTAATCGTTTGATCGAAACCCGCACCCACAATAGTTTGCTCGTCAGGACTGATGGCTAAAGAACGAACCCAACTAGAGTAACCTGTGAGGTTACGAATTAGATCTCCAGTTTGTAAGCGCCAAATTTTAATAGAGCCATCTTGGCTACCACTAGCTAAAACTTGTCCATCTGGGCTAATTGCCACCATATATACTAGGTCATAATGTCCCTCTAAGGTTCTTACTCGTTTGAGGTTAGAGAGATTCCAGATTTTAACGGTTTTGTCATAACTAGCGCTGACCAAAGTTTGACTATCAGGACTGATAGCGACTGAAGATACCCAGTTATCGTGGTCTTTGAGAGTAGCAGTATTTTTGAGTTGGGGGAGATTCCAGATTTTGACGGTGTTATCATTACTACCACTAGCTACTGTTTGGCGATCGCTGGAAATAGCCACTGAATTAACTACATCTTGATGTCCTGTCAAAGTTCCTACTGCTTGTCCAGTATTGAGGTTCCAAACCCTAACCGTATTATCGATACTTCCACTCACCAAAATCTCTCCATCTTGGCTAATGGCTAAAGAAGTAACTGGTCCTGAGTGTCCGGTAAGGGTGCGAATTAATGCTCCTGTATTGAGGTTCCACACCTTAATGGAACTATCTCGACTACCACTGACTAGGGTTTGTCCATTAGGACTAATTACAACTGCATTTACAGCCTCTCTATGTCCTTCTATAGTCCGAATCAGTTCTCCTGTACTCAAATTCCAAACTTTAATGGAATTATCTCGGCTTCCACTAACTAGAGTTTGTCCATTAGGACTAATCGCCACCCCATTTACCCAATCTTTATGACCCCTTAAAGTCATATCTATTTGAGTATTTGCCCATAACTCTGGGTTATTGGGAATAACTAGGGGAGATGGTGCTGGGTTAGGGGGAATACTCGTGGGAGATGGTACGGGTTGAGCCAAAATGAGACGAGGAGCGATCGCAATGCTGCCCCAGGTCAAAATAGTCATTAAACCGGTTACAGCCATTCTATAGCTGAGTTTTGAAGGGGCGATCGCTCTAACTTGATTTCTAGGGAACATAAAACCCACCAGAATAAATAGATACTTAGATACTTAGATATTTAATCTTCTTTCTTTCTCCAAGATAAATGCTTTAGAGTCAAGACTGCTAGAGAATAGACATACAATTTGATGTTTGGGAAATTAATAACTGAAATCAATGCAGGACTTGGGCAAAAAGTTAGATTAAACCCTATCTCTAAGGTAGGGTGGGCATTGCCCACCCTACTATTAACCTATCGCAGGAATCGCTGGATGGAAGTAAAAAGCAAAACCAACCAGGATATAGGCTGCTAGTAGCAGAATACCTTCTAGCCAGTTAGATCGACCATCAGAACTAATGGAATTGGCAATAAAAACGGCAACAGTTACAGCTACCAACTCAAAAGGATTGAAATCTAGATCCATCGGTTGACCTAAAATCCAACCTGTAATTACAAGAACTGGAGCGACAAATAGAGCAATTTGTAAACTGGAGCCTACCGCCACAGAAACAGAAAGATCCATCTTGTTTTTCATCGCTACAGTCACAGCCGTCGCGTGTTCCGCCGCGTTACCAATAATCGGGACAAGGATCACACCTGTAAATAAAGCACTCAATCCTAACTTTGATGTAGCCTCTTCTAAAGTTCCAACTAGCAATTCAGACTCATAAGCTACGAAAAGAGTCGCCACTAATAAAACTCCCACCCAAAACCAAATATTGATCTTCTCTTTAGGATTGTCTGGCGCTAGATTAGCTTCGGCTAACTCGCCAGGGTCCATTTCTGCTAACCCTACATCATAAAGATAGGTGTGGGTTTTCATCGAAAATAGCAGTGTCAAGCAGTAAACTACGATCAAAACTAATGCGACGGCTAAAGACAGTTTTTGTACTGTAGGTTCATCTATCCCCGCAGAAGTATAATCTACCGCAGTCGGCAGCAAAATCGCGACAACTGCTAAATTCATAGCGGAAGCATTAACTCGCGCTACGATTGGTTGAAATTCTTGTTCTTTGTAGCGCAAACCGCCCAGAAACATCGAAAATCCCATAACTAAAAGCAAGTTACTGACAATAGAGCCAGTAATACTCGCTTTAACGACATCGATTAATCCAGCCTTGAGAGCTACGATCGCAATAATTAATTCAGTAGCGTTCCCAAAAGTTGCATTCAGTAATCCTCCTAATGAAGGGCCAATGACGACAGCAATTTCTTCGGTAGCGGTTCCCATCCACGCTGCTAGGGGTATGATCCCCAAGCAAGCGGTAATAAAAATGACAGGAGCGCTCCATTCTAAAAAGTGTCCTGCTATAGATACGGGAATAAATAGTAGCAGCAGCGATAAAACGTTATTGAGATTGAACATACTGTTAAGCTATTGATGCAAATTCATTGCACCCCAAAATTGAGCGAGAATCAACATTCATCAGAATTTAGCATATTAGCACTGCGGTACTGAAGCGATCGCCAAACTGGACTTATATCTAAGAAGTAGCTTTGGACACTTCTAGCCGATCTATTAGAGGGATATTATAAGGCTTCCAACTTTATTTTTCCGTTGAGGCTAAATGCTCAGAAGGTAGCATTTGGGACTTTTCAAACATCCTCGAAAGATTTACTTTATAAATAGTTTCTGATAGACTCTTATAGAAAGGTGACAAAGTAGTCACCAATATTTTTGCAAAATCAGCTAATTTAAAACTATTTTTTAATCAAAAAATGACATCTGAAAAATCTGAAAAATCATCAGAACTCTCTCAACATATAACAATAGAAATATCGCAAATATCCGAAGTAGAGAAAGAAAAAGTATACTTTGGTAGTATAGATGGATTAAGAGCAGTAGGTGTTTTAGCTCTCTTGGTGTATCATGCAGGTTTTCCTGGAGCAGAATTGGGAGTTTTAGGAGTAGATTTATTTTTAACCTTAAGTGGATTTTTAATTACTACTTTGCTAGTCAGAGAATATAGAAAAAGTCAGCAAATTAATCTTTTGAATTTTTGGGGTAGGCGAGTTTTGCGAGTTGTTCCAGCCTATTATCTTTATATAGGTTTACTAACCATATTTATTGGGTTGAAACATTTACGAATAACTTCTCCACTGGGCTGGTCGCCAGATATTTTTTTACCATCTCTTTGGCTATATTTTTCTAATTTTGTACCACGAGGTGGTTTTTGGCAATATGACTGGTTAACTGTTCATTTATGGTCTTTGTCTTTAGAAGTACAATTTTATCTATTGTGGCCATTTATTTTAAGTTTAATCGGTATAAAAAAAAGGACTTTTTGGCTACCATTAAGCTTATTAGCTCTCATGCTAGCAATTAGACCAATACTCAGCGATTATGCGATCTTATGTCTTCCTCAAGGGCGTGGAATTTCAATAATCATTGGTTGTTTGCTCTCTCTTTTATTCTCTAAATTACCAGTAAAAAATACTTTGTCATCTTGGCTGATTAAATCTCATACTAGAATCAGCTTAGCAATCTTATGTATAATTTTGTATTTTTTCCTAACTGGTGCTGAGAAAATAGGGTTGACGAATCAAGTAGAAGTTTTACGTTGGTTTGGACCTATATTTGGCTTAATATTTAGTATAATTATTGGCAGTTTGTGGTACGGCGATAACGATTTAGTTAGCAAAACTTTAAGCTGGTCTCCGCTTGTTTATATTGGCAAAATATCTTATGGTGTTTATTTATATCATATGTTTGCACATCTATTAACTTGGGATTTTTTATTATCTCAAATCGAACATTGGCCACAATTTATAAAATTTGGTCTCAGACTATTAGTGTATGGAGTAATTTCTATCGGACTTGCTGCTATCAGTTATCATTTCTATGAGAAGTCATTTTTGAAGTTGAAAAAATTAATACTTCTAATATATTAGATTAGACTTCTTCAATAACTTTCAAATCGTTAGATAAAAAGCAAAAAGCATTCAGAGTAACTAGCTGGCGCTAGTACCTATCCTTTATCTATGTATCGAGTTGATCAAAAAGGCGATGGGTGGGGAGAGAAGGTACAAAGTCAAGGATACGTATGTGAAGACTTTAGGCGAAGCCAAAAGGAATCAATCTCAGTAAAAAAAGCATCGCGACAGTCTGATCTGTCTTGGTGCTAGTTTTAGATTCACCCCTTCACTACTCTAACAAGCTTTAGTCAAATGTGATCGCTTGGAAAATACCACTTTCGGCTCAAATTTGCTAAGGTTTTTGACGAGAGTTTCTCACTCGAAATAAGAGTAAAGATTTGTAATTCGGCTGCGCTCATTACAAGTAAATTGAGCTAGAAACCCACATCGATCCAAAATAGCCCATCTAGCTGGCAAATATTGATTAATAAAAGGATTTAAAGCACTAAAATGACTTTTTTAACCCAATTGGGAGGGCTTATCCCCAATGCTAACTTTGCTTCTGTAAATCAGCCTAGCGATCGCCAAGCCACCGCTTGTCAGGTTTCGGTGACAGTTCACGGTCACTTTTACCAGCCACCTAGGGAAAACCCTTATCTAGACACCATAGAACGTCAACCAGGTGCAGATCCTTTTCACGATTGGAATGAGCGAATTCACTACGAATGTTATCGTCCTAATGCGTTCGCCAGAATTGTCAACGATAAGGGACAAGTCGTCCAAATCGTGAATAATTATGAATATTTGAGCTTTAATATTGGTCCAACGTTGATGTCGTGGATTGAAAAGCACGATCGCGAAGTTTATCAACGGATTTTAGAGGCCGATCGCCTCAGTTGTCAGCGCCTCAACGGACATGGAAATGCGATCGCTCAATCCTACAATCATATTATTCTGCCTTTAGCCAACAAAAAGGACAAATATACCCAAATCCGTTGGGGTAAAGCTGATTTTCGGGCGCGATTTGGCAGGGAACCAGAGGGAATGTGGTTAGCCGAAACGGCGATCGATGCAGAGACTTTAGCCGCTTTAATCGCTGAGAAGATTCGATTTATCATTTTGGCACCCTCTCAAGTCCAAAAATGCCGTCCTTTCCCTACTCCAGACGATCCCCAACCAGAATGGATCGAAGTTGGAACCAATCAAATCGATCCTACCCTTCCCTATCGCTGTTTTTTGCCAGGGGGAAATCCAGCGCAAGATTATATCGATATCTTCTTCTACGATGGTCCCATCTCAGGGGATCTAGGCTTTACTGATGTTTTATTTCATTCGGCTCACTTAGCTGGGAGAATGGAGCAAGCAATTAGACATGATGGGCGTTTGCATCAGCTAATC
Above is a window of Merismopedia glauca CCAP 1448/3 DNA encoding:
- a CDS encoding DUF2854 domain-containing protein, with the translated sequence MLRRISLANVGLVVGSVLTLVGFIAYANDNATLNLAGFFYGIPLLLGGLALKSAELKPIPFTQESSPEILALREQKATTTQKQVIGDVTRYRYGQDAHLDTSLKSLGLAPNKQEAAKLTGIRETKTDGAYTLVLEFDSPFIPFEVWEQKHDKLEKFFGPGVQVKLDRLPENKVEVAIAAV
- a CDS encoding glycoside hydrolase family 13 protein gives rise to the protein MSIQTPDWVKHAVFYQIFPDRFAMSQKQQQQRSALTRLEPWDAPPTYWGYKGGDLWGVIENLDYLQDLGINAVYFTPIFQSASNHRYHTHDYYQVDPILGGNEAFKALLDAVHERGMKLVLDGVFNHSSRGFFFFHDVLENGASSPWVDWFHIKGWPLSPYDDTLPANYGAWAGLRALPEFNHHNPHVREYLMQIAEYWIKQGIDGWRLDVPAEIRVPGFWQEFRDRVKAINPNAYIVGEIWLDARQWLDGTQFDGVMNYLFAAPTIAFTAGDRVDVSLVEGRSYYPYPAISASEYAQKMQQVLQLYPWEIQLTQLNLLDSHDTSRLVSIAQGDWDSLKLATLLLLTFPGAPSIYYGDEVGLAGGIDPDCRRGFPPEADWNLEILEWHRELIKLRHKYTALRIGDYRVLSAKGGVYVFSRNWENETLIIAINAGTEPEKANFEVEGFARNNSINLLFGEAKVKFENSENSLSLEIDLLPRSGAILSF
- the cax gene encoding calcium/proton exchanger; the protein is MTIKKIFSLGLLVFLPISLAAHYLGFTPLIVFLTSAIAIIPLAIWLSTATEEIAVVTGPSIGGLLNAIFGNATELIIAIVILKEGLIDIVKASITGTILSNLLLVMGLSMFLGGLKYKEQEFQPVVARVNASSMTLAAIALLLPTAVIYTSKVVEPSANRNLSISVAIVLILVYIATLIFSLKTHGYLYDVSVVELEEEIKEAHGEPPNMKLWVGVLVASTIGIAVISEQLVGSLEEATAGLGLSPYFTGVILLPLIGGAAEYVTAITVALKNDMELSVSVAMGSSLIIALFVAPLLVLVGQAIGQPMDLDFDVFQVIAVAIAVGIANLISLDGRSNWLEGILLLATYLILALAFYFHPVGAIAG
- a CDS encoding WD40 repeat domain-containing protein; this translates as MFPRNQVRAIAPSKLSYRMAVTGLMTILTWGSIAIAPRLILAQPVPSPTSIPPNPAPSPLVIPNNPELWANTQIDMTLRGHKDWVNGVAISPNGQTLVSGSRDNSIKVWNLSTGELIRTIEGHREAVNAVVISPNGQTLVSGSRDSSIKVWNLNTGALIRTLTGHSGPVTSLAISQDGEILVSGSIDNTVRVWNLNTGQAVGTLTGHQDVVNSVAISSDRQTVASGSNDNTVKIWNLPQLKNTATLKDHDNWVSSVAISPDSQTLVSASYDKTVKIWNLSNLKRVRTLEGHYDLVYMVAISPDGQVLASGSQDGSIKIWRLQTGDLIRNLTGYSSWVRSLAISPDEQTIVGAGFDQTIKIWRTQPRNTEILTITYPETK
- the cax gene encoding calcium/proton exchanger, with translation MFNLNNVLSLLLLFIPVSIAGHFLEWSAPVIFITACLGIIPLAAWMGTATEEIAVVIGPSLGGLLNATFGNATELIIAIVALKAGLIDVVKASITGSIVSNLLLVMGFSMFLGGLRYKEQEFQPIVARVNASAMNLAVVAILLPTAVDYTSAGIDEPTVQKLSLAVALVLIVVYCLTLLFSMKTHTYLYDVGLAEMDPGELAEANLAPDNPKEKINIWFWVGVLLVATLFVAYESELLVGTLEEATSKLGLSALFTGVILVPIIGNAAEHATAVTVAMKNKMDLSVSVAVGSSLQIALFVAPVLVITGWILGQPMDLDFNPFELVAVTVAVFIANSISSDGRSNWLEGILLLAAYILVGFAFYFHPAIPAIG
- a CDS encoding acyltransferase family protein, encoding MTSEKSEKSSELSQHITIEISQISEVEKEKVYFGSIDGLRAVGVLALLVYHAGFPGAELGVLGVDLFLTLSGFLITTLLVREYRKSQQINLLNFWGRRVLRVVPAYYLYIGLLTIFIGLKHLRITSPLGWSPDIFLPSLWLYFSNFVPRGGFWQYDWLTVHLWSLSLEVQFYLLWPFILSLIGIKKRTFWLPLSLLALMLAIRPILSDYAILCLPQGRGISIIIGCLLSLLFSKLPVKNTLSSWLIKSHTRISLAILCIILYFFLTGAEKIGLTNQVEVLRWFGPIFGLIFSIIIGSLWYGDNDLVSKTLSWSPLVYIGKISYGVYLYHMFAHLLTWDFLLSQIEHWPQFIKFGLRLLVYGVISIGLAAISYHFYEKSFLKLKKLILLIY